The proteins below come from a single Tachypleus tridentatus isolate NWPU-2018 chromosome 13, ASM421037v1, whole genome shotgun sequence genomic window:
- the LOC143238066 gene encoding divergent protein kinase domain 2A isoform X1: MSSIQHRRMKIFKRRKVVGLSILFISLIVYLLFTLSCHTLYMDISNSYFTGNNLCPACFESSLCSIYENKQLKLTGWTSVCFLSYYFNAKNVHFGEINKTKVVVKKLAHDWELLNGDKTICKLNDLPENCDVRRAMKTLCLEVLHLPVTLQYVMTVYNKVLEKIKGLTDITSCPSQRLIQHIHENVRETHSKITLHKDLQESEGEIIAAVVYSMIINPEPLILQAFPAKSGWPFPMYKGGCGRTVVEEFVGRTLAEYEDAPWPVRANLARQLIEMAQILTENSLNFALYLTDVNTHNFAVNEDQKIVLVDAENIIVVDRLQVRKEKPHGWSKPYTNDVIGCLDCLSFSPEDLCAHDLADHNYYAICAGILAPDAYYSSRYGFLHSIPPHIDLKTELSYLIKECAHPTSQFNRFLIVPKLVKALKFAEKVAL; the protein is encoded by the exons ATGAGTTCAATACAACATAGAcgaatgaaaatttttaaaagaagaaaggTTGTGGGATTAAGTATATTATTCATATCTTTAATTGTGTATTTATTGTTCACCTTAAGTTGCCATACTTTATACATGGATATTTCAAATTCGTATTTTACAGGAAATAATCTGTGTCCTGCCTGTTTTGAATCTAGTTTATGCTcgatatatgaaaacaaacaacttaaactTACAGGCTggacaagtgtttgttttttatcgtattattttaatgctaaaaatgttCACTTTggtgaaattaataaaacaaaagtagttGTAAAAAAACTTGCACATGATTGGGAACTGTTGAACGGTgataaaacaatatgtaaattaaacgattTGCCTGAAAACTGTGACGTAAGAAGAGCTATGAAAACATTATGTTTAGAGGTGCTTCATTTACCAGTGACGCTACAATATGTGATGACTGTTTATAACAAAGTACTTGAAAAAATTAAAGGACTAACAGATATAACAAGCTGCCCTTCACAAAGGTTAATTCAACATATTCATGAAAATGTACGAGAAACACACAGTAAAATAACCTTACATAAAGACTTGCAAGAAAGTGAAGGGGAGATTATTGCAGCTGTTGTATATAGTATGATTATTAATCCTGAACCACTTATCCTTCAG GCATTTCCAGCAAAGTCTGGGTGGCCATTTCCTATGTACAAAGGAGGATGTGGGAGGACAGTTGTTGAAGAGTTTGTAGGAAGAACTCTTGCAGAGTATGAAGATGCTCCTTGGCCAGTACGAGCCAACTTAGCACGTCAGTTGATCGAGATGGCTCAGATTCTTACAGAAAACTCACTAAACTTTGCTCTCTATCTTACTGATGTGAATACCCACAACTTTGCAGTGAATGAAGACCAAAAGATTGTTCTTGTAGATGCAGAAAATATCATTGTTGTAGACAGATTACAAGTTAGAAAAG AAAAACCACATGGTTGGTCTAAGCCCTATACCAATGATGTAATTGGTTGCCTTGACTGTTTGAGTTTCTCACCTGAAGACCTGTGTGCTCATGACCTGGCTGATCATAACTATTATGCTATCTGTGCTGGGATCCTGGCTCCAGATGCATACTATTCTTCTAGATATGGGTTCTTGCATAGTATTCCTCCTCATATTGACTTAAAAACAGAATTATCCTATTTGATTAAAGAATGTGCACATCCAACATCCCAGTTCAACAGATTTCTAATTGTTCCAAAGTTAGTTAAAGCCCTGAAGTTTGCAGAAAAAGTAGCACTGTAA
- the LOC143238066 gene encoding divergent protein kinase domain 2A isoform X2: MSSIQHRRMKIFKRRKAFPAKSGWPFPMYKGGCGRTVVEEFVGRTLAEYEDAPWPVRANLARQLIEMAQILTENSLNFALYLTDVNTHNFAVNEDQKIVLVDAENIIVVDRLQVRKEKPHGWSKPYTNDVIGCLDCLSFSPEDLCAHDLADHNYYAICAGILAPDAYYSSRYGFLHSIPPHIDLKTELSYLIKECAHPTSQFNRFLIVPKLVKALKFAEKVAL, from the exons ATGAGTTCAATACAACATAGAcgaatgaaaatttttaaaagaagaaag GCATTTCCAGCAAAGTCTGGGTGGCCATTTCCTATGTACAAAGGAGGATGTGGGAGGACAGTTGTTGAAGAGTTTGTAGGAAGAACTCTTGCAGAGTATGAAGATGCTCCTTGGCCAGTACGAGCCAACTTAGCACGTCAGTTGATCGAGATGGCTCAGATTCTTACAGAAAACTCACTAAACTTTGCTCTCTATCTTACTGATGTGAATACCCACAACTTTGCAGTGAATGAAGACCAAAAGATTGTTCTTGTAGATGCAGAAAATATCATTGTTGTAGACAGATTACAAGTTAGAAAAG AAAAACCACATGGTTGGTCTAAGCCCTATACCAATGATGTAATTGGTTGCCTTGACTGTTTGAGTTTCTCACCTGAAGACCTGTGTGCTCATGACCTGGCTGATCATAACTATTATGCTATCTGTGCTGGGATCCTGGCTCCAGATGCATACTATTCTTCTAGATATGGGTTCTTGCATAGTATTCCTCCTCATATTGACTTAAAAACAGAATTATCCTATTTGATTAAAGAATGTGCACATCCAACATCCCAGTTCAACAGATTTCTAATTGTTCCAAAGTTAGTTAAAGCCCTGAAGTTTGCAGAAAAAGTAGCACTGTAA
- the LOC143238066 gene encoding divergent protein kinase domain 2A isoform X3: MYKGGCGRTVVEEFVGRTLAEYEDAPWPVRANLARQLIEMAQILTENSLNFALYLTDVNTHNFAVNEDQKIVLVDAENIIVVDRLQVRKEKPHGWSKPYTNDVIGCLDCLSFSPEDLCAHDLADHNYYAICAGILAPDAYYSSRYGFLHSIPPHIDLKTELSYLIKECAHPTSQFNRFLIVPKLVKALKFAEKVAL; this comes from the exons ATGTACAAAGGAGGATGTGGGAGGACAGTTGTTGAAGAGTTTGTAGGAAGAACTCTTGCAGAGTATGAAGATGCTCCTTGGCCAGTACGAGCCAACTTAGCACGTCAGTTGATCGAGATGGCTCAGATTCTTACAGAAAACTCACTAAACTTTGCTCTCTATCTTACTGATGTGAATACCCACAACTTTGCAGTGAATGAAGACCAAAAGATTGTTCTTGTAGATGCAGAAAATATCATTGTTGTAGACAGATTACAAGTTAGAAAAG AAAAACCACATGGTTGGTCTAAGCCCTATACCAATGATGTAATTGGTTGCCTTGACTGTTTGAGTTTCTCACCTGAAGACCTGTGTGCTCATGACCTGGCTGATCATAACTATTATGCTATCTGTGCTGGGATCCTGGCTCCAGATGCATACTATTCTTCTAGATATGGGTTCTTGCATAGTATTCCTCCTCATATTGACTTAAAAACAGAATTATCCTATTTGATTAAAGAATGTGCACATCCAACATCCCAGTTCAACAGATTTCTAATTGTTCCAAAGTTAGTTAAAGCCCTGAAGTTTGCAGAAAAAGTAGCACTGTAA